From Halorussus lipolyticus:
GCTCGCCATCGCCGGCGTACCGGGGTTCAACGGTTTCGTCAGCAAGGGGATGGTCATCGACAGCGCCGACGCTGGCGGCCTCGAACTGCTCTGGTGGGCGCTGGTCGTCGGCGGCGTCGGCACGGTGGTCTCGTTCGCCAAGTTCGGCTACTACGCCTTCCTCGGCGAGCGCCACGGCGACTCCGCCGACGAGATTCCGTCCCTCGCTCCGGTCGAGGCTGTCCCGCTGGTCGCCGTCTCGGTCGCCTGCGTGGCTCTCGGGCTTTTCCCGGACCTCCTGTTCGCGGTCCTTCCGCCGGGAACCGAGGAGGCCAAGGTGTTCGTCTCGTCGCAGTTCACGAAGGCCGGGGCGGTGCTGGTCGCGGGCCTCGCCGTCTTCGCCCTGCTGAAGCGCCCGCTCTCGAAAGTGACCGGCGCGCCCGACCTCGATTCGGTCTACCACCCGGCGGGCCGGGCCGCGCTCGACTTCGCGGCCGAGGCGACGATTCGCGTTGCGACGGCGCTGGATTCGGTGGCCTCGTCGGTGAACACAGCGGGCGACCGCTGGCAGACCGCGACGTTTCCGGAGGGCCGCCTCGACCCCATCGGCGTCGGGGTCCTGTTGGTCGTGCTGACGCTCGCGGTGGTGTTGGCGGTCCTCCTCGGGGTGTGACGCGAACGAGGGGTCGCCGGTCACTCCGGCGGGCCGAGGGAGACGAACTCCAGTCCCCTCTTGCCGAGTAATTTCCGCGCTCGCTCGGTCACCGACGGCGAGACCAGAATCCCGCGAATCTCGGCGTCCGCGTGGAGGTCCCGGTCCAGCGCCTCGACGTAGCGCGCGAGTTGGCCCACCGCGTCCGGCCCGACTCGCTTGCGCTTGAGTTCGACCACGATGGTCTTGCCGTCCCGGTCCTCGCCGTAGATGTCCACCGCGCCGGCGGGGGTCTCGCGCTCGGTGGCCAGCGGTCGGAACCCCGGTTCCACGAGGTCCGGGTCGTCCAAGATTCGCTGGCGGAGGTCCTCCTCGGTGCCTCGGAGGGCGAGGTCACGCTGGTCGGTCACGTCGAAGGTGGCGACCTGTTGGACCTGCTCGAAGGCGACGAGGAGTTCCTCGTCGGGCGACGACCGCACGCTCCGAATCCGGAACTGGCCGTCCTCGACGCCGGCCTCGTGGGCGCACCCCGGCGGTTGCCAGTTGACGGGTTTCTGGCCCTCGTCGGTGTGGACCAGCGCGGTCCCGTCGGGTTTGAGGACGACCAGTCGGTCGCCGGGACCGAGGGTGCTGACAGCGCGGCCCTCGTACTCGACGGTACACCGGCCGAAGACGGTAATCATCTCGGCGCGGTCGATTGCGGTGGCGACTCGGGCGCGGGCCTCCTCGGCGTCGGGTCGGTGGAGGGTGTCGCTCTCGGCGGGATGCTCCCCAGAGCCATCGCTGGTCGAGTCGCCGTCCGCGGGGTCGCTGTCTGCGGAATCACCGCTTGCGGGGTCGCCGTCTGCGAATGTCACTATCCCGGCGTAGGCGGCGAGCGCACTAAAGCGGCCCGCGTCGGCGAGGTGACGAGCAGGCAGACAGTCGAAGGGCCGCTCAGTCGGGCAGAATCACCTCCCGGTCGGCGTCCCACGCCGTCACGCGCTCGGCGAGGTAGTCGGTCGCCTCGGCGGGCGAGAAGCACTCGCGGTCCACCGCGTCGCCGACCACGGTTTTAGTTCCGCGGAACCACCCCCGGAAGTAGTCGGCGTCGTCGCCGACTGCGACCAGCGCGCCGTGGCCGACCGTCTCGCTTCGCTCGACCTCCTCGCAGTCGCCTTCGAGGCCGAACCAGCAGACGTGGAAGGCCGTGGTCTCGTAGTCGGTCCCGACGCGGTAGACGGCCTCGTGGTGGAGGAAATCGAGGTGTTCGCCGACGATTTCGGCGAGCGAGCAGTCGGTGGCTATCGGTTCGGGGTCCACCGCGAACGACGAGTCCGTGGCGAAGGGGGTATCAGCAGAGAGGCGACCGCACAGCGCGAAGTCGGCCCCGCCCCAGTGAGAGCGATGGAGGTCGTAGCGGGGGTCCTCGGCGGTTTCGTCGGCCTCGCGGGAGAGCGGCCGGTCGGCGTCGTCGAAGGGTGGTGTGTCGTCGGCGGGTCCATCGTCGGTGTCGTCGCGGCGGTAAGCCAGCAGTGCGCGGTGTCCCATCGGGGCGAGTTGGCCGCCCCTTTCGATTTAAATCTACGCTGGACCGGCGGGCAGTATTTCGATACGTGTCTAACCGTCGGTTGCTCCTCGTCGGCGTGAACAAACAGTCCGAAAGACAATCTTTTGATTTCTAAAGCCGTCTAAACATTCCTGAAGGAACTGTAAAAGTGTCCGAACCTATCCGTCACGACCGCGACCGAGGACCTCCTCGGCAACCGTTCCACGCGGCGGTTGGCGCTATCCATCCTGCGCCCAATCGGCGCGCGAGCAAGCGAGGCCACCATCGGGGTCGGGAAATCGCGCTCATCTGTCGGCCTGAACCACCGAGGCGGAATTTCGGGGCCTCGACCGCCGGAAGTCCCCTTTTAAACTCCGTGAGTGGTGAACCCCGCCGCTTTTTATCGTGACCGGCGTACTTAGTCAGGATTGAATGGGTAACGAACGTCAAAATCTAGTCGGCGACGCGCTGAATCACCCCCGACGACGCGCGGTGATTCGCCGTTTGGTCACCAAGTACCTCCCGATACCCGTTCCCTCGTTCGCAACGTATCTCGCTCTCTCTCAGTTTCCCGACGCCGAAACCGACGATTTCGAGGCCTTCCGGGCCGAGGTGTACGACGAACTCGTCCGGACCCACCTGCCGAAACTCCACGAGGCCGGTATCGTGGACTACGACCCCGAGGTCGGTGACGGCGTTATCGACGAGGGACCGGAGTTCGAACGCGCCGTGGCGCTCGTGGAGCGTCCGGCGTAGCGCCTCGTCTGTCTCGCACTTTTCCCGGACTCAGGCGATGGCTTCCTCCTCGTCGTCGGCCGAGACGAGGTGTTCCATCCCCCAGTCGCGCATCTCGTAGATGAGCGGTTCCAGCGACTCGCCCTGTTCTGTCAGCGAGTAGTTCACCCGAACCGGCTTTTCGCTCACGATTTCGCGGTTCACTAACTGCTTCTCCTCCAAATCGTCGAGGCTGTCCGAGAGGACCTTGCTGGAGATGCCCCCAACGTCGTCTTTGAGTTCGTTGAACCCCATCGGCCCGCCGTCGAGGAGTCGGTGGATGACCACGGGGTGCCACTTCTTGCCGACCAGCGTCGCAGTCGCGGTAATCGGACACCACTCCTTGCCGGCGCACCAGATTGGCAGTCTCTCCTCGGAGTCGCTCATGCGGGGCGGTACTCCCGCCGGGCAAAAATAGTTACTTCTTCCCATCTAGTTACCGAGAGTAACCGACCCTCAATCTTCTCGGAGCGTCTCGACGCACTCGTCCAGAAAGTCGGGGTACTGAAAGCTCGCGTCGGGTTCGAGTTTGACCACGACCCCGCGATTCCGCGAGAGGTAGAGGTGGACCGCCGTGGCCTTCTCGTGGCGCAGGAGCATGGCTTTCGCCTCCCCGAGATGGAAGTAGACGTCCTCTACGTGTTCGCGGTTGAACACCGCCAGCGACCGGTGGATGATGGTGTCGAGTTCGAGGCCCGAGAGGTCGGCTTTGAGGTCGCCGCGGATGTAGCGCACGTCGTAGGAGTAGTCGTCGCTGTCGAAGGAGGCGACCCACCGGAGTCGGTCGCCGAACGTCTCTTCGAGGTCGTCCGTGAGTCGGTCGTACCGGGGTTTCGGCATGGAGGGACGCACGAGACGAATGCTCAAAAGCGTTCGTGGCGGGCGGGTCGCCATCGGGTCCGCTCTCACTCCACGTCGCGCTTGAGTTCGGCGAGTTCGTTCATCGCCTCCAAGGGCGTCATCGTCGCCACGTCCATGTCCCGGAGTCGCTCCGCCAGCGCGTCCGCCGACCCGTCGGCCACCGCCTCGGGCGTGGGGCTTTGGTCCGGTTCGGGCGCTCGTTCCGCCTCTCGCTCGTCGTCCGCCACGCCGGCAGACTCGGGGTGCGTCTCGCTGAGCAAGTCCCGAGCGCGCTCCACCACGTCGTCCGGGACGCCGGCCTCCCGAGCGACCTGCACGCCGTAGGAGGCCGTGGCCGCTCCTCGGCGCACGTCGTGGTCGAACGAGACCTCCTCGTCTGTCTGGTCCGCGGCGAAGTGGAGGTTGAACGCGCGAGGCAGTTCGTCGGCGGTTTCGGTGAGTTCGTGGTGATGGGTCGCAAAGAGGGTGAGAGCGCCGATTTCGTCGTGGACGTACTCGGTGACGGCGCGGGCGATGGCGAGGCCGTCGGTGGTGCTGGTGCCCCGGCCCACTTCGTCCAGCAGGACCAGCGACTCGTCGGTCGCGCTCCGGAGAATCGAGGAGAGTTCGACCATCTCGACCATGAAGGTGGAGCGTCCTCCGGCGATGTCGTCGCTCGCGCCGACTCGGGTGAACACCCTGTCTACCGGGTCGATGCGGGCGCTGGCGGCGGGGACGAAGCTACCGGTCTGGGCGAGGACGGTGACGAGAGCCACCTGTCGCATGTAGGTCGATTTGCCCGACATGTTCGGCCCGGTGATGACCGCGAAGGCCGACTCGGGGTCGAGGTGGGCGTCGTTGGGCACGAACGACTGCTGGGTGCGCTCGACCACCGGGTGACGACCGCCCTCGATGTGGATGCCGTCGCCGCCGATTTTGGGCCGGGCGTAGTCCCGCGTGGCGGCGACTTCCGCGAGGGCGGCCAGCACGTCCACTTCGGCGAGGGCGTCGGCGAGGGCTTGGACGCGCTCGGATTCGTCTGCGACCTCGCTCCGCACTTCGCGGAACAGTTCGTGTTCGAGGTCGTCGGCCCGGTTCTCGGCGCGCAGAATCTCGTCCTCGCGCTCCTTGAGTTCGGGGGTGTAGAACCGCTCGGAGTTCTTGAGCGTCTGTCTGCGGTTGTAGTCGTCGGGCACCGAATCGAGGTTCGGGTTCGTGACCTCGATGTAGTAGCCGTGGACCGAGTTGTGCCCGACCTTCAGCGAGTCGATGCCGGTGCGCTCGCGCTCCTGCTGTTCGAGGCTGTCTATCCACGCTTTGCCCTCGCGTTCGGTCTCTCTCAGCGAATCGAGTTCGTCGTCGTAGCCCTCCCGAATCACGTCGCCCTCGGTAATCTCGCGGGGCGGGTTCTCCCGAATCGCTCGCTCGACGAGATTTCGCACGTCCGCCAACTCGTCCAGACGCTCGCGGAGTTCGGCGAGTTTCGGACTCTCGAAGTCGGCCATCTCGGCCTTGAGTTCGGGCACCACGTCGAGGGTGTCCTTGAGCGACCGGAGGTCCCGAGCGTTGGCCCGACCGCGGGAGATTCTGGCGATGAGACGCTCGATGTCGTACACGTCCCGGAGGAGTTCCCGGACCTCCTCGCGGGCCTGTAGGTTGTGGGTCCACTCCTCGACGGCGTCGAGTCGGGCCTCGATGCGGTCGGGTTCGAGGAGGGGCCGCCGAAGCCAGTCTTTCAACTTCCGACTTCCGAGCGCGCAGGAGGTCTCGTCCAGCACCCCCAGCAGGGTCACGTCGTCGTCGCCGTGGACCGTCCGGCGGTCGAACAGTTCGAGGCTTGAGAGCGCCACCCGGTCCAACAGCATGTACTCGCGGGGTTCGTACCGAGTGAGGTGGTTGAGGTAGTCGAGGTGGCCGCCGTCGTCGGCGTCCACTCCCTCGCTGTCCCCCGCCACGCCGCCGCGGGTGTACTCGGCGTAGGCCAGCAGGGCACCGCAGGCCCGGATTTCCACGTCGGCGGTGAGTCGCGCGTCGGGGGACCCGAAGTAGCTCTCGACCTTCTCGGCCGCTGTCTCGAACTCGAACGCCTCTGGGTCGTGGGGCGTCACCATGCAGTCGGCGTCGAAGGGGTCGGCGGTGGTCTCGGGTTCCACGATGGCCTCCGCCGGGGCGAATCGGCTTACCTCGTCGGCGACGGTTTCGGCTCTGCGGGTGCTGGTCGCGTAGAAGTCGCCGGTCGAAACGTCCAGCAGGGCCAGTCCGTATCTGTCGGGGTCCTCGGTCAGGCACGCCACGAAGTTGTTGTCGTCGGTATCGAGGAGTTCGTCCTCTGTCAAGGTGCCCGGCGTGACGACGCGGGTGACTGCCCTATCGACGACGCCGGTGGTCTCCTCGGGTTCCTGCACTTGGTCTGCGACGGCGACCCGGTAGCCAGCGTCCAGTAAGGTCTCGATGTACGACTCGGCGCTGTCGATGGGGATGCCCGCCATCGGGTAAGTGCCGGTCGAGTCCTCGCGCTGTGTCAGCGCGATTTCGAGGAGTCTGGCCGTCCGTTCGGCGGCCTCGCAGAAGGTTTCGTAGAAATCGCCGACCTGAAAGAGGACGAGCGAGTCGTCGTACCGCCGACAGAGTTCGAAGTACTGGCTCATCATCGGCGTCAACTCGTCCTCGTTCTCGGCCATCTTCTCGGGTTCCCCCAGCGCCGCGTCCATGGGTGCAAGTAGAGTGGTCCCAGCCCAATAAGCAATCGGAACTCGGCGAGGGGACGGCGATTCGTGGGTCGGATAGACGGCCGGACTTGCTAACTTTGCGGTCGTCGCCGTCGCTTTCCCGGACTGGTGGCCGACTCGGAACCGACAGAATCACGGGCGGACGGAAGGGCTAACCTTCGGTAGCGACTACGAACGGCCATGAATCAAGCCACCGACAAGCCGGTCCACCTCGAAGACGCCGACGACCTCGACGCCTTCGTCGCCGACAACGACCTCGCGCTGGTCGATTTCTACACCGAGGGGTGTTCGCTCTGTCAGGCCATCGAACCCGTGGTGGGCAACGTCGCTCGCGCCACCGACGTCGCCGTCGCGCTCTGCAATCCCCGCGACGACCCGCCGCTGATAGAGCGCTTCGACGTGCGGAGCGTGCCGACCCTCCTGCTGTTCGAGGACGGCGAACTGGTCGACAAGATGGCCGACGGGTTCCAAGGCACCGATGCCGTCGTGGAGTTCGTGGAGCGTCGTGGCGAGGACGCCGACAGCGACGGGGCGACCGCCGCGGAGAGCGACGACGAGTAACAGTAGGGAATGACGCGCTGGGCTCTCGGGTAACTACACATTTCCTAAAGACAATAGTAGATTTTTAAAGGAATTGTTCCATTGTCTCCGGTGGACGCGCAGTTATCGCGTGACCACCGCGCCCGCAACTCGACTACTCCTGCAACTCGATTTCGATGGCGACCATTCCCTCGGTCGTCCGCTGGCAGTCAGTCGCCCGGTTTCCGACTGGCGCGCCACCGAGGAGATACCGGAAATCCCGACCGCCGAGCGTCCGCTTTTGGGTCCGCGGACCCAACCTCGCCCGTGAGCCAGCAATCCACCGACGCCCTGTCGATTTACTCCGATTACGTCTGCCCGTTCTGCTACCTCGGCAAGGCCGCGATGGAGGAGTACCGCCAGCAAGCCGACGACCCGCCCGAGGTCGAGTGGCGCTTCTACGACCTCCGGGGGTACAAGCGCAACCCCGACGGGAGCATCGACCACGACGTAGCCGACGGCAAGGACGACGACTACTTCGAACAGGTCCGGGAGAACGTCGAGCGACTCAAGAACCGCTACGACGTGGAGATGGACCTCGACTTCTCGACGGACGTGGACTCGTGGAACGCCCAGCAGGCCGCCCTCTACGTCCGCCAGAGCTACGACGAGGACACCTTCCTCGACTTCCACGAATCCGTCTTCGAGGTCCTCTGGCAGGAGGGTCGGGACATCGGCGACCCGGACGTGCTGGCCGACATCGCCGACGAGACCGGCATCGACTCCGAGGAAATCCGGGATGCGACCGACGACGAGACGCTCGAAGCCGAACTCCGCGAGCGGTTCGAGCAGGCCCAGCAGGCCGGCGTCTCGGGCATTCCGACCTTCGTCTACGAGGGCCACGCCGCCCGCGGCGCGATTCCGCCCGAGCAGTTCGAGCGACTGATCGAAGGCGGCCAGTAACTTCCGAAATCGAGTCAGTCGTCGCTATTTTCGATAATGGAAGGGTAGAACAGGAAACCATAATTACAAGCACGATATAACGTGGGTCAAATGGCCGTAAGTCGAATATTCAATCAGTTCACCCTTTTCGACATCTTCGGTAATCTTATTCCCGGAACCATCGTCTTGGCCGCGCTCGTTTCCGTCTTTCCGATGGAAAACGTGACGCAAATCGCCTCCGCACCGCTCGGAATTCAGTTCCTCCTCGCCATCATCGCGTTCGCACTCGGTCACGTTATCCAGCAACACGCCTCCGAAGCGGCGGGCAAACGTGAAACGTTCAAGTTCACTATCCTCTCTGCCCAATCGTACGATACGTCTCCCTCGACTGGAGTAGACGACTACGACGGCAATCAAAGGCGTCTCTATCTGCCGTACTATTACTGGAACGAGTGTATCGGGGACCCAGTTCGTGAATACGTCGGCCAATCTCTCGTGGGTCGAATCACCGTTTTCCCTGCTCGTCTCTATCGGTCGGTCATCGAGGCCGTACTCTTGGTCAAAGTGAAAAAAGACGAACCGCTCCCCGACAACCGGTTGGCGAGTAAAGTTTGGAAAATTTGTAAGAAGAAGTACCGTCTGGACAACAACTACAACAACTACGGTGACCTCCTCCATCTCATTTCGAGCGACTTGGAAAACCACGGCACGTCCCGCGCGTTACGATTTCAAGCGATTCGAAATTTCCAGCGCGGAATGTGGATTGCCTGCTTCTATGCTTCCGTCCTCTACTTCTGGGTCGAGTTTTCCCAGTTTCTTCCGAGACTGTTCTATGATTGGCTTTCCGTAATCGGTATTCAACCGTGGACGCCCGCGATACTCGACATCTGGAGTCCCGTCTGGACGCTTTGGCTCCTTACTGGAATTGTCTCGTACTCCTTCTGGGAACTCAAGGAGAAGTACGAAGAAGAGTTCATAGAATACCTTTTCACCGATTACGTCACGTCTCAGTCGGGAGAATTGGCCTAAGACCGAGCGACGGCGTTGTTTAACTGCTTTTTCGGTTCGTCGGTGATTTCCGCGAAACGCCACACCGTGTGACGCTTATCCTGACTCTTCAGAGTGGCTATAATCGTCTCGCCCTCGTTCAACTCCTCAACCCGATTTTTTAGTTTCGAGTCGTACTGCGCGTTCATCTCTACTGCCACGAGGTATCCCGAGCGTTGTGGGTGCAGGTCTTCGAGCCACACGTCTCCCTGCGAATCGACAATATCTTCCACCCGATAACGCGACGTAACCTCGTGACTCATTGTACAATGGGTTCTCTATTCCACGGTATATGATTGTTGTGGAAACCGGCATAAACAAAGGGAACGGCCGGGTTCATGCTACACTTCGCCCGGACCGGACCAGATTCCCGGCCAGCAGGCCGACGCTCACGACGAAGAACAGCGCGCCGAGCGGCGAGGCCAAATCCACGAACAGCCAGTAGAGCGGCGCGGCCGCGGCGGGACCCACCGAGACCACGGCCATCTCGGCGAGAACCGGGCCACAGCAACAGCAGGCGTTGGGCGCGGCGACGGCCGCCGACCCGGCGGTGGCCTCTGCCCCGCCGCCCGACGAGTTTGCTCGCCACTGGGAGGCTAGCAGGGCGGCGTTGAGTCCCACGAGGACCGCCACCAGTCCGACCAGCAGGCCCATCCCGACAGAGACGACGCCGCTGAGGGGCGCGGTCCCGAGGAAGTCGTGGAAGTGGAACTCGACCGCGGGCCAGTAGACCAGCGGGTTCGTGACCTGCGAGGTCGTGACGAAACTGGATTCGAGTTCGACGCCGCGGCCGGGTTCGGGCACGAAGGTCAACATCCCCATCGAGAACATGAAGAACAGGCCCGCGACGACGCCCGTGCCGGTTCCGAACCACCTGCTCGGTCGGTCGGCGAGCGCCCGGCCGACCAGACCGCGAGCGTCGCGCCAGACGACGTAGCCGACCGTCACGGGGACCGAAAGCGCCAGCAGGTAGCCCAGCGGGTTGGTCAGCGACCCCGGCACGACGACTGGGTAGGCGACCCACAGGCCCAACAGCATCCCGAGCGCGGCGTACCGAGGCCGGTCGGGCCACTGCATCCGACCGACGACGAGGCTTCCGACCACGATTGCGAGGCCGATACCGAGCGTCAGCGGGCCGTACCACGCCCTCGCAATCGGGGGCTGACTGGCCGCGAGCGATTCGACCGGCGAGAGTTGCACGAGTCCAATCGCGCCGACCGCGGCCACCGCGAGGCCGGCGAACGCGCCCGACAGCGCGGCCGTCGCCGAGGTCCGCCGGCGCGCGTAGCCGCTTCCGACCGCGACGACGACGCCGACCAGAAGGACCGCGAGCGCGAGCCATTGGGGCATCGGCGGCGCGGCCTCGCCGCCGTGGGCCGACGCGACCGGCATCGCGGCGAGCGCGGCGAACAGCGTCCCTCCTCGGGCGACAGAACGAGTGTTCATGGGCGGGACTCGGCGTCGGAGCGATTTGTATTCGTTGCATCCCGGATTGGCGGTCGGACTGATGTCTCGTCACGCCGCACCAGCCAGCAGGTCGCCGACGACGAACGCGACCACCGCCGCGAGCATCCCGATGGCGAACATCTCCGCACCGCTCCGGAGCCATCCCCGGTCGGTCACGAGGCTCCGACTCGCGCCGACGACGAAGAACGTGACGCCCGTGACCGCGACGGCTGACGGGAACAGCGGCCGGACCGCCAGCGCGTAGGGAATCAGCGGCATCACCCCCGCGAGGACGAACGCGACGAAGGTGGCCAGCGCGGTACTGGCGGGGGATTTACCGTCGGCCTCGGCCGCCGAGGAGTCGCCGCGACTCTCTCGATAGGCGAGTTCCGACTGCCTGCTCAGGTAGTTGCTCATCCCCATCGAGAAGCCGTCGGCAAAGAGGTTGGCCGCGCCCAGCACGAGGACGATGGAGGGCGACAGCGATGCACCCGCGACGCCCGCCACGACGGCGAACGTGGTCACGATGCCGTCGTTCGCGCCGTAGACGAACTCCGCGATGTACGCGCCGGACCGCTCGGCGTCGTCGCCCAGCAGGACTTCCAACATGCCGAGGAGTACGCGACCATCCGCAAAGAATCTCGGCGTCGTGGAGAAATCCCTGCAAACGGTCGGGAGCGATATAAACTCGAAAGCAATGATTTTGTTGCTCTGGCTCGCTCGGGTCGCCGAAAGCTACGTCCGCGTGGCCGCCGACCCTCCGCTATGGACGACGCCCTCTCGGAGTTCGGCCGGCGCGACTGGCAGACCGAATCGGACCTCGAACTCCTGCGGTTCGCCATGATAGGGTTGGGGTGGTGGACCCGCGAGGAGGCCATTCCCGCCACGGAACAGAGCGACTGGTGCGAGACCACCGTGGTCGTCAGCGGCGACCACGACAAGGCTGAGGACGTGGCCGAGTCCGCGGAGCGCGCCGAGACAGCCATCACCTACGACGAGTTCCACGACGGCGCGGCAACCGACGAGTACGATGCAGTCTACATCGCCACGCCGAACGCCAAGCACCTCGAATTCGCGGAGTCGGCCGCCGAGTTCGGCAAGGCTGTTCTCTGCGAGAAACCGATGGAGGCGACCCCCGAACGCGCCCGCCGGATGGTCGGGACCTGCGAGGACGCCGACGTTCCGCTCATGGTCGCCTACCGGATGCAGACCGAACCCGCGGTCCGCCGGGCGCGGGAACTCGTCCAGAACGGTGCCATCGGCGACCCCGTGCTGGTCCACGGGAGCATGTCCCAGCGCCTGCTGGAGATGATTCCCAACCCCGACCAGTGGCGACTGAATCCCGACCTCTCGGGGCCGGGAGCGTCCGTGATGGACCTCGGTATCTATCCCCTGAACACCGCTCGGTTCGTCCTCGACGCCGAACCCGCCGAAGTCTCGGCGTTCGCCCGGTCAGACGACGACGCCTTCGACGACGTGCCCGACGAGGTTGCCACCTTTGAGATTCGCTTCGACGACGGCACTCTCTCGGCCTGCTCGGCAAGCCAGAACGCCGCCCAGTCGAGTCACCTCAAAGTCGTCGGCACCGAGGGCGAGGTCAGCGTCGAACCTGCGTTCTTCGACCGCCAGAACCGGAAGTTCGCGCTCGAAGTCGGTGGCAACCGGGCCAACGTTGAGTACGAGCAGGTTGACCAGATGCTGGAGGAGTTCGACTACTTCGTCCACCAAATTCGGACCGACGGCGAGATTCATCCCGACGGCCGCCACGGCCTGACCGACATCGAGGCCATGCACGCCGTCTACGAGAGCGCCGAGACGGGTTCGACGGTCTCGCTCTCGGATATTTGATATAGCGGGAAACAATTTACCACCGTCTCCTCGCCGAACGTTTATAAACGAAGCCGGGACCAATTCGGGCCACTCTGACGAGTTCCAGCGACAGACGCGAGGCGAATAGACCGCCGAACGACCGGACCCCCGAACGTGGCCACGAGAGGCGCGCTCCGACTCGAAGAATCACGCCGTTCAGTCGTCGCAAGCGCCGCGAGGAGCGACGCGAAGAATAGCGAGTGCCGGAATTCGCCGAAAGAAAGCGTTCAGCCGAGGAGGTAGCCCAGTTTCGGGTACCGCTCGGTCAGGGTCTCGCCGCCGAGGTCGTAGTTCTCGATGATGGCGTCCAGTCCGAGGATGCGGCCCGCGCCGAACGCCGCGACGGCGAGGAACACCAGCATGTACGCGAAGTCCCCGTTGATGAGGCCGTGGGCGACGTCCCAGTTGCTGAAGTAGAACATCAGCATCATGAACGCGCCGAAGAACGCCGCGAGGCGGGTCAGCACGCCCACCAGCAGGGCCATCCCGATGAGGAGTTCGCCCCACGGGACCGCGATGCTGAGGAAGTCAGCGAACCAGACTGTCGAACCCATCCAGTGGAACATCTCGACCAGCGGACTCTCGGCCGGAACCGCGTTCATCAGGTAGCCAGTCGCGCTGAACGGTTCCGCGGCGGTAATCTTGTCCCATCCGGAGTAGAGGAATGCGTAGCCCATCATGAGGCGTAACGCGAGGACGA
This genomic window contains:
- a CDS encoding DoxX family protein, with amino-acid sequence MATSDIKTRVNEFESTIGGVTVHGKAHSLSAWFVLALRLMMGYAFLYSGWDKITAAEPFSATGYLMNAVPAESPLVEMFHWMGSTVWFADFLSIAVPWGELLIGMALLVGVLTRLAAFFGAFMMLMFYFSNWDVAHGLINGDFAYMLVFLAVAAFGAGRILGLDAIIENYDLGGETLTERYPKLGYLLG